Proteins encoded by one window of Halomonas sp. Bachu 37:
- the rfbB gene encoding dTDP-glucose 4,6-dehydratase, whose protein sequence is MQQQGNSRTFLITGGAGFIGSAVVRELIANTQHHVVNVDKLTYAGNLESLSSVEHNERYTFVRADICNAAAMQQLFEHHQPDVVMHLAAESHVDRSIDGPAEFIQTNVVGTSVLLEAARAYWKSLQTSAPEKAAGFRFHHISTDEVYGDLEGTTDLFTEQTPYAPSSPYSASKASSDHLVRAWQRTYGLPTLITNCSNNYGPYHFPEKLIPLMILNALAGKPLPVYGNGQQIRDWLFVEDHARALVQVATQGAIGETYNIGGHNEKTNLEVVHTLCDLLQELVPKETSYRDLITFVQDRPGHDLRYAIDASKIERELGWEPQETFETGLRKTVQWYLANQSWWQRVQDGSYQGERLGANA, encoded by the coding sequence ATGCAGCAGCAAGGCAACTCACGCACCTTTTTAATCACAGGTGGCGCAGGCTTTATCGGTTCTGCCGTAGTGCGCGAGCTAATCGCCAATACCCAGCACCATGTGGTTAACGTGGATAAGCTCACCTACGCGGGTAACCTGGAATCCCTCAGCAGCGTAGAGCACAACGAACGCTATACATTTGTGCGGGCAGATATTTGTAATGCCGCCGCCATGCAGCAGCTATTTGAACACCACCAGCCCGATGTGGTAATGCACCTAGCCGCCGAAAGCCACGTAGACCGCTCGATTGACGGCCCAGCAGAATTTATTCAAACCAACGTGGTCGGCACCAGCGTATTGCTTGAAGCGGCCCGCGCCTACTGGAAAAGCCTGCAAACCAGTGCGCCTGAAAAAGCCGCCGGATTCCGCTTCCATCATATTTCCACCGATGAAGTGTACGGCGACCTAGAAGGCACTACCGATCTTTTCACCGAGCAAACGCCCTACGCCCCCAGTTCGCCCTACTCGGCCAGCAAGGCCAGTTCCGACCACTTGGTACGCGCATGGCAGCGCACCTATGGCCTGCCTACCCTGATTACCAACTGCTCGAATAACTACGGCCCTTACCACTTCCCTGAAAAACTGATCCCGCTGATGATATTAAACGCACTAGCGGGTAAGCCCCTGCCGGTGTACGGCAACGGGCAGCAGATCCGCGACTGGCTATTTGTAGAAGACCACGCCCGCGCCCTGGTGCAAGTAGCCACCCAAGGCGCAATTGGCGAAACCTACAACATTGGCGGCCACAACGAAAAAACCAACCTGGAAGTGGTACACACGCTGTGCGACCTGCTGCAAGAGCTGGTGCCCAAAGAGACCAGCTACCGCGACCTGATTACCTTTGTACAAGACCGCCCCGGCCACGACCTGCGCTACGCCATTGATGCCAGCAAAATAGAGCGCGAGCTAGGCTGGGAACCCCAGGAAACCTTTGAAACCGGCCTGCGTAAAACGGTGCAGTGGTACCTTGCGAACCAAAGCTGGTGGCAGCGCGTGCAAGACGGCAGCTACCAAGGTGAGCGCCTAGGAGCCAACGCATGA